AAAGGCCGCCGCCGGCCCAGGGCATATATCATAGGAGGTGGTATGCTCGATAAACTCAACGGTGCGCCAGTACTCTCCGGCCTCATCTATAATAAAGGCGCTACCATCTCGCGCTAGAGTTACCTGCAGGGTTGAGTCACCCGATTGAGTTGCCTGGCGACTATAGCCAGCACGGAGTGTGGTCGTCACCACCTCCAGATTTCGCATCAGAGCTGGAATATCTTGAAAGATACGGTGATTCACCACCTGGTGTACGTAACGTTTTCGAACTCCTTTATACTCCCATACCCCCACATAGGTACGGTTAATATGCCCGCGCTTTAGCTCCTCAACCGATATTAACTCACCCGGAATATCAAAGAGTTTAAGGGTTGCTATTGGGACTATGTGCGCTTGTTCCATATCCGCTTCTGCTGATTTTAAATATGGCTTGCTGGAGAATTCAACCGAGCAGAATCTAGCCCTGGCGTAAGACCGACGGCAGTCGGCCCATCCACATCAAAGCTATCATCAAAGAGCGCTTCTACAAACTGCTCAGATCTAAATCGGATCAGATCCTCTGCCCGCTCCCCTACCCCTACAAAGAGAACGGGAATCTTAAGCTCCTGTGAGATTGCAATAACGATGCCGCCCTTCGGAGTACCGTCAAGCTTTGTAATAACTATACCTGTCAGAGCAACGGCGCTATTAAACTCGCGTGC
Above is a genomic segment from Pseudomonadota bacterium containing:
- a CDS encoding phosphotransferase — translated: MEQAHIVPIATLKLFDIPGELISVEELKRGHINRTYVGVWEYKGVRKRYVHQVVNHRIFQDIPALMRNLEVVTTTLRAGYSRQATQSGDSTLQVTLARDGSAFIIDEAGEYWRTVEFIEHTTSYDICPGPAAAFEAAAILGRFQRALIGVPAHTLTDTIPFFHHGGRRFKTFEESLARDLEHRAAEASEQIHFALKRRELGSLLVAALEAKEIPARVCHNDMKLNNVLFDATGT